In Halobaculum limi, one DNA window encodes the following:
- a CDS encoding HVO_0476 family zinc finger protein has protein sequence MSDHDAPPAQVPVECPACGAETPHEVLKAGGHATVQCTECAHTHKVEVPEPTTVDVDVVVSQDGESYTTTLDGEPEETVAVGDEFVVETPQAIQQVRVTSIELSGDRRVEESDLDHAATVWTRVVDNVAVNITVHPKDGRRDETRSLKVYVPGDFEFVVGETKSFGDDEIEIEGVQVRDEAGDRYRHEKFDHEGDMVYAKDVKRVYARDTKTAAWSAW, from the coding sequence ATGAGCGATCACGATGCGCCTCCCGCGCAGGTGCCGGTCGAGTGCCCGGCCTGCGGCGCGGAGACGCCACACGAAGTGCTGAAAGCCGGCGGTCACGCCACCGTGCAGTGTACGGAGTGCGCCCACACGCACAAGGTCGAGGTCCCGGAACCGACGACCGTCGATGTCGACGTCGTCGTCTCCCAAGACGGCGAGTCGTACACGACCACCCTCGACGGCGAACCCGAGGAGACGGTCGCCGTCGGCGACGAGTTCGTCGTCGAGACGCCCCAGGCCATCCAACAGGTGCGCGTCACCTCCATCGAACTGTCGGGCGACCGCCGCGTCGAGGAGTCCGATCTGGACCACGCTGCCACGGTCTGGACGCGCGTCGTCGACAACGTCGCCGTCAACATCACCGTCCACCCGAAGGACGGCCGCCGCGACGAGACGCGCAGTCTGAAGGTGTACGTCCCCGGCGACTTCGAGTTCGTCGTCGGCGAGACGAAGTCGTTCGGCGACGACGAGATCGAGATCGAAGGCGTACAGGTGCGCGACGAGGCGGGTGACCGCTACCGCCACGAGAAGTTCGACCACGAGGGCGACATGGTGTACGCGAAAGACGTGAAGCGCGTGTACGCTCGCGACACGAAGACCGCGGCGTGGTCGGCCTGGTAA
- a CDS encoding SAM-dependent methyltransferase, which produces MPTDERTGLQTEELLLLWAARRTGVLEALLSTAGTPDGVAAETDLSEPVARRLLAALADLGFFERVGDEYEPTNRALGMLAKRDVRSIGTIPHALDAVEELIGLPETLETGVPPERRSDWEANALGAHYATDEAVIRACVTEAVRAAPDADSVVDLCGASGVYAAEFAARGVDATLVESPSAVELLGRVHGDRVTLHTGTPASLEATFDIAFLGDALTELDPAEAEAALAVAVDLLAPEGVLVAVDTFDDGTGGSATVATEARALAAGHGGAHATETVRGWLTDAGLSDVRVRSVPGTDRHAAVGYVGN; this is translated from the coding sequence ATGCCGACCGACGAGCGCACCGGACTGCAGACCGAAGAGTTGCTTCTCCTCTGGGCCGCACGCCGAACAGGGGTGCTCGAGGCGTTGCTGTCGACCGCCGGCACGCCCGACGGTGTCGCCGCTGAGACCGACCTTTCGGAGCCGGTCGCCCGACGACTCCTCGCAGCGCTGGCGGATCTGGGCTTCTTCGAACGCGTCGGCGACGAGTACGAACCGACCAACCGTGCACTCGGGATGCTGGCGAAACGCGACGTGCGCTCCATCGGCACTATCCCGCACGCCCTCGATGCCGTCGAGGAGTTGATCGGGCTACCGGAGACGCTGGAGACGGGCGTTCCCCCCGAGCGACGAAGCGACTGGGAGGCGAACGCGTTGGGCGCACACTACGCCACCGACGAGGCAGTCATCCGCGCGTGCGTGACCGAAGCGGTCCGGGCGGCACCAGATGCTGACTCCGTCGTCGACCTGTGCGGTGCCTCGGGCGTGTACGCCGCCGAGTTCGCCGCCCGCGGTGTCGACGCGACGCTCGTGGAGTCGCCGTCGGCCGTCGAGTTGCTCGGGCGAGTCCACGGCGACCGCGTCACTCTCCACACCGGAACGCCCGCATCGCTGGAGGCAACGTTCGACATCGCGTTCCTCGGCGACGCGCTCACCGAACTGGACCCCGCAGAGGCGGAGGCGGCACTCGCCGTCGCCGTCGACTTACTGGCCCCCGAGGGCGTACTCGTCGCCGTCGACACGTTCGACGACGGGACCGGCGGGTCGGCGACGGTCGCCACCGAGGCACGGGCGCTGGCCGCCGGCCACGGCGGGGCACACGCGACCGAAACGGTGCGTGGGTGGCTGACCGACGCGGGCCTCTCGGACGTGCGCGTCCGCTCGGTTCCGGGAACCGACCGCCACGCCGCCGTCGGCTACGTGGGTAACTGA
- a CDS encoding ABC transporter permease, with translation MSRRAFLARRLLWSLFVVWLVVTATFLAFAAAPDPNVNILMWGLPPDEAQAVKAQYYAQMNYDEPLLQRYVLWMTEYLTFDFGRSFVRDAPVNPIIAAAVTKTAAYLVPGVAVAGVLGVAGGLASSLVKGWAGRTADAFGHLGAAFPAFLLAEALALAAAAKAGVLVSWSPELGTFEGSNLTVLVIAATVVAVTLGATLARYAAAETAAVAARDFVKLVRANGGSPRHVVVHVLRNAGPPLVSLFSIRMLTVLLLGVYLVEVALGIPGFGRVTLVAIQDRDVAIILAATLITALVGVVGTLAEDVVNAALDPRVGSE, from the coding sequence GTGAGTCGTCGTGCGTTCCTCGCGCGTCGACTCCTCTGGTCGCTGTTCGTCGTTTGGCTCGTCGTCACGGCGACGTTCCTCGCGTTCGCGGCCGCGCCCGATCCGAACGTGAACATCCTGATGTGGGGGCTCCCGCCCGACGAGGCGCAGGCGGTGAAAGCGCAGTACTACGCGCAGATGAACTACGACGAACCGTTGCTCCAGCGGTACGTCCTCTGGATGACGGAGTACCTCACGTTCGACTTCGGTCGGTCGTTCGTCCGTGACGCGCCAGTGAATCCGATCATCGCGGCGGCGGTGACCAAGACCGCCGCGTACCTCGTCCCCGGTGTCGCTGTCGCCGGCGTCCTCGGCGTCGCGGGTGGCCTCGCCTCGTCGCTGGTGAAGGGGTGGGCCGGGCGCACGGCCGACGCGTTCGGCCACCTCGGGGCCGCGTTTCCCGCGTTCCTGCTCGCGGAGGCGCTGGCGCTGGCGGCGGCGGCGAAGGCGGGCGTCCTCGTGTCGTGGAGTCCCGAACTGGGGACGTTCGAGGGGTCGAACCTGACAGTCCTCGTCATCGCGGCGACCGTCGTCGCGGTGACGCTCGGGGCGACGCTGGCGCGGTACGCCGCCGCGGAGACGGCCGCGGTCGCCGCTCGCGACTTCGTGAAACTGGTGCGAGCGAACGGTGGGTCGCCCCGTCACGTCGTCGTACACGTCCTGCGCAACGCTGGACCGCCGCTCGTGTCGCTGTTCTCCATCCGCATGTTGACCGTCCTCTTGCTGGGCGTGTATCTCGTCGAGGTAGCGCTGGGCATCCCCGGCTTCGGGCGCGTGACGCTTGTGGCCATCCAGGACCGCGACGTGGCGATCATCCTCGCGGCGACGCTGATAACCGCGCTCGTCGGCGTGGTCGGCACGCTCGCCGAAGACGTGGTGAACGCCGCGCTGGATCCGCGTGTGGGCTCGGAGTAA
- a CDS encoding ABC transporter permease produces MSDTHDSLADGDRFSVDDAASERLVERVPLSRRSLGVLAAWAVLVAAAVWEHTVTPEGLVPFWGFATSPLEYLYYASLVVVVAALVVPLYGRPDLRQRYWRRLRRDPVGVLALAFLLVVWYAATFGKATLAFFGIESDEGIRGGVPLAQPPAWESVRLGPGVPYCYGPTAEGLCQGTWRFPLGTTVNGQGTVTLAVEGATVAVQVSLVTAALIVPVAVAVGTVAAYYGGRVDSVLMRYIDVQRVVPAVFLVVLIQQSFERSLLGIVLVFGLFDWDGTARLVRSAASSHVDAGYVRAAKDAGMSDLAIIRTHVVPNVSDTVVSAVADRMPMLVLVEAGVAYLGFTNPLAQSWGSTIAIGFRDFPTFWWTLTFTAIPLVLTVAAMSVLGATLRDVLDPKAEVGA; encoded by the coding sequence GTGAGCGACACCCACGACTCGCTGGCCGACGGCGACCGCTTCAGCGTCGACGACGCCGCGAGCGAGCGACTCGTCGAACGCGTCCCCCTCTCCCGCCGGTCGCTCGGCGTCCTCGCGGCGTGGGCGGTCCTCGTCGCCGCCGCCGTCTGGGAGCACACAGTCACGCCCGAGGGTCTGGTCCCGTTCTGGGGGTTCGCCACGAGTCCGTTGGAGTACCTCTACTACGCGTCGCTCGTCGTCGTGGTCGCGGCGCTGGTCGTACCGCTGTACGGCCGCCCCGACCTCCGACAGCGGTACTGGCGACGCCTCCGGCGCGACCCCGTCGGCGTCCTCGCACTCGCGTTCCTCCTCGTCGTCTGGTACGCCGCCACGTTCGGCAAGGCGACGCTCGCGTTCTTCGGCATCGAGTCGGACGAGGGCATCCGCGGCGGCGTCCCCCTCGCCCAACCGCCCGCGTGGGAGTCGGTCCGACTGGGGCCAGGCGTCCCCTACTGTTACGGGCCGACCGCGGAGGGACTGTGCCAAGGCACGTGGCGCTTCCCGTTGGGGACGACCGTGAACGGACAGGGCACCGTCACCCTCGCCGTCGAGGGGGCGACCGTCGCCGTGCAGGTGTCGCTCGTGACGGCCGCGCTCATCGTTCCCGTCGCCGTCGCCGTCGGCACTGTCGCAGCATACTACGGCGGGCGCGTCGACAGCGTGCTGATGCGGTACATCGACGTGCAGCGAGTCGTCCCGGCGGTGTTTCTCGTCGTCCTCATCCAGCAGTCGTTCGAGCGGAGCCTCCTCGGTATCGTCCTCGTGTTCGGCCTGTTCGACTGGGACGGCACGGCTCGCCTCGTCAGGAGCGCCGCGAGCAGTCACGTCGATGCCGGCTACGTCCGCGCGGCGAAAGACGCCGGCATGAGCGACCTCGCGATCATCCGAACGCACGTCGTCCCGAACGTCTCCGACACCGTCGTCTCCGCCGTCGCCGACCGGATGCCGATGCTGGTCCTCGTCGAGGCGGGCGTCGCGTACCTCGGCTTCACCAACCCGCTCGCGCAGTCGTGGGGGTCGACCATCGCCATCGGCTTCAGGGACTTCCCCACCTTCTGGTGGACGCTGACGTTCACCGCGATTCCGCTCGTGTTGACCGTCGCCGCGATGTCTGTCCTCGGGGCGACGCTTCGTGACGTCCTCGACCCGAAGGCGGAGGTGGGTGCGTGA